ATAGCTTTTGTCAACTCTTCAATAGATTCCTTTATATCATTAATTGATAAATTTTTAAATATTTTAATATCAACTATAGCACCGGCTTTTTCAAATGCTTTCTTGCTATCATATTCACAATTTGTACCCGGAAATACTGGTATTAATACCCTTGGTTTAGCAAATGATGTTGCCGGCTTATGACTATATTTTTTTTCATATTTTATATCCACAACTTTATCATTATTGTTTCTGACTCTCGTTGGGAATATATTTTCAAGAGGTTTTTCCCAGCTTTTTAATGCTTCATCTAAACTAATTTCAAAATTATTTACATAAATAATATTATCATCAGTCGTTTTACCCAATACAGTATATTCAATATCTTTTAATTTATTTTCAATGTCAAATCCATCTTTCACTTCAAGGACTATTGAACCGTAATCAGGTGTAAATAAGTCCTTTGCGCTTAAATCAAGATCAAATCTAAAACCAATTTTATTTCCAAAAGCCATTTTAGTTATACATTCAGCAAGTCCACCATATTTTACAGATGATGCTGCGACTACAAAACCCTTTTTGATTAATTCATTTATCTTAGAAAAATTTTTATGCAATGAATTAAATTCCGGTAATTCCGTTTCATCTCTTTTAGCCTTTATTAATATTACTGTATGACCGCTTTTTTTAAATTCTGATGATATGACATTATTAACGTCAATAACATCAAGTGCAAAAGCAACAAGTGTCGGAGGAACATCCATATCCATAAATGTACCTGACATGCTGTCTTTTCCACCTATCGCGGGTATGCCCATAATTTTTTGAGTGTACAAGGCACCAAGAAGTGCACTAAATGGCTTACCCCATCTCAACGGATCGTTACCTAGTTTTTCAAAATACTCTTGCAGCGTAAGTCTAATTCTTTTATAATTACCACCCATTGCAACTACCTTAGCAACTGCCTCTATAATTGCGTAAACAGCACCGTGAAAAGGACTCCACTTTGCTAATTTTGGATTATATCCAAATGCCATCAAAGTTCCCGTACTTGTATCACCATTTAAAACAGGAATCTTTGCAGCCATTCCCTCTGATGGTGTATTTTGATATATACCGCCAAAGGGCATCAATACTGTTGCTGCACCAATTGTTGAGTCAAACCTTTCAGAAAGTCCTATTTGACTGCACACATTTAAATCTTCAAGATTTCTAAGCCATAATTCTTTAATGTCATTGCCAACTATTCTTTTATAGGCATTTTCAAAATAGCTATTATCATCCGGACATTTTACTACAACATCTGTTTCTTGTGTAACTCCATTTGTATTAAGGAAATCTCTACTGATATCAACAATTGTATTGCCTTTCCATATCATTTTTACTCTTCTCTCGTCTGTTACAACAGCAACTTTTGTGGCTTCCAAATTTTCCATATGTGCAAGTTCTATGAACTTTTCAACATCTTTTGAATCTACTAAAACAGCCATTCTTTCCTGTGATTCGGATATAGCAAGTTCAGTTCCATCAAGCCCTTCATATTTTTTCGGGACTGCATCTAAATTTATTTCTAATCCATCGCTTAATTCACCTATCGCTACAGAAACACCACCAGCGCCAAAGTCATTACATTTTTTTATCAGTTTAATAACTTCTGGTTTTCTGAATAATCTCTGTATTTTCCTTTCTGTTATAGGATTACCTTTCTGTACTTCCGCGCCACAAGTTAATAAAGATTCTCGTGTGTGCTCTTTTGATGAACCTGTAGCACCACCACATCCGTCTCTACCCGTTCGTCCACCTAAGAGGATAATTGCATCACCTTTGCATGGTTTATCTCTTAAAACATTTTTTTTAGGCACAGCACCTATTACAGCGCCGATTTCCATTCTCTTCGCAACATATCCATCATCGTAAATTTCTGTTACCTGTCCTGTTGCAAGACCTACTTGATTCCCATACGAACTATATCCGTGTGCCGCTTCAACAGTTATTTTTCTCTGCGGAAGTTTTCCTTGGATGGTATCTTCAATTGGTATTCTTGGATCACCAGAACCCGTGACACGCATTGCCTGATATACATAAGCTCTTCCTGACAACGGATCTCTAATTGCACCTCCAAGGCATGTTGCTGCACCACCATACGGCTCTATCTCTGTTGGATGGTTATGTGTCTCATTTTTAAACATTACAAGCCATTTCTCAATTTTACCGTCGATATTAACATCAGCAACTATGCTACACGCATTATTTTCGTCAGACTCATCGAGATTATCTAATATTCCCCTTTTCTTTAATTCTTTCATGCCAATAGTTGCAATATCCATAAGACACATATCTTTTTTATTCGATTCATATATAAACTCTCTGGATTTTTTATATTCTTCAAATGCTTTTTTGACAGGTATATTAAATTTACCATCGATAATATGAATATTATTAATTTTTGTAAGAAATGTAGTATGGCGGCAATGATCTGACCAATAGGTATCTATTACCCTTATTTCTGTGATTGTAGGGTTCCTTTTCTCGGTACTTTTGAAATATGATTGACAAAATTTGAAATCTTCAAAACTCATGGCAAGTCCTAAACAATCATACATTGTTTTTAAATCCGATTCATTTAATTCAATATAATTTTCTAAAATATTTACTTTATCAGGATATTCTATTTGAAAATCAAGTTTTTCCGGTTTTTCAAGTGATGCTTCACGGGAATCTACAGGGTTAATACAGTATTTTTTTATTTTAAGAAATTCATCATCTGTAATATCTCCGCTTAATATTATTACTCTTGCAGTCATTATTATTGGCTTTTCACCTTGTGTAAGAATCTGCATACATTGTTCAGCCGAATCAGCTCTTTGGTCATACTGACCTGGCAAATATTCTATGGCAAAAATTTTGTCACCTTTGTCTATGTCTATTTTTTCGACAAATATGTTATCGACAGTAGGTTCTGAAAAAATAGTTCTAAGTGATTTGTTAAAATTTTCTTGCGAAACACCAGAAATATCATATCTATTTAATACTCGTACATTTTTAAGTCCTTGAATATTTAGATTAATCTTTAAATCGTTAAAAAGATTTTGAGCCTCAATGTTAAAAGAAGGTTTTTTTTCTACAAATATTCTTCTTACAATATCCATTTTAAAATTCTCCTCACATAATAAAATTACGAACTTTATTTTATTATAATATAGATTAATAACCCAAATCAACAATAATTTTTTTGCAAAATACGAACATTTTATAATTAATTTATTATATCGTCTTATTTTATATGACATATTACTTATTATCAATAGCTGCATATTATATATTAAAAGTAATAAATAAAGAAAAATTTATACTTCACTATGCATAATAAAAATCTAAAAAAATATAAATTTTATATTGAAATCTAAAAAAATATATCTTATAATAAATTGAAAACAAAAAAAGCAGTATATTCGCTCTGCAAAGGCCCGAACCGATTGCAACGAGGTTCAGGCTTTTATTCTGAGCTAAACTTATGAAAGAGGGTGTTTATCAAGTTGGAAAAGCTAAATCATTTTGAAACTCCATTATTTGATGCATTAATGGAGTATGTCAACAACAACACCATACCATTTCACGTCCCAGGCCATAAAAAGGGAAGGGGAATGGCAAAGAAATTTTTAGACTTTGTTGGTAAAAATGTGTTATCTATGG
This portion of the Thermoanaerobacterium sp. RBIITD genome encodes:
- a CDS encoding phosphoribosylformylglycinamidine synthase — translated: MDIVRRIFVEKKPSFNIEAQNLFNDLKINLNIQGLKNVRVLNRYDISGVSQENFNKSLRTIFSEPTVDNIFVEKIDIDKGDKIFAIEYLPGQYDQRADSAEQCMQILTQGEKPIIMTARVIILSGDITDDEFLKIKKYCINPVDSREASLEKPEKLDFQIEYPDKVNILENYIELNESDLKTMYDCLGLAMSFEDFKFCQSYFKSTEKRNPTITEIRVIDTYWSDHCRHTTFLTKINNIHIIDGKFNIPVKKAFEEYKKSREFIYESNKKDMCLMDIATIGMKELKKRGILDNLDESDENNACSIVADVNIDGKIEKWLVMFKNETHNHPTEIEPYGGAATCLGGAIRDPLSGRAYVYQAMRVTGSGDPRIPIEDTIQGKLPQRKITVEAAHGYSSYGNQVGLATGQVTEIYDDGYVAKRMEIGAVIGAVPKKNVLRDKPCKGDAIILLGGRTGRDGCGGATGSSKEHTRESLLTCGAEVQKGNPITERKIQRLFRKPEVIKLIKKCNDFGAGGVSVAIGELSDGLEINLDAVPKKYEGLDGTELAISESQERMAVLVDSKDVEKFIELAHMENLEATKVAVVTDERRVKMIWKGNTIVDISRDFLNTNGVTQETDVVVKCPDDNSYFENAYKRIVGNDIKELWLRNLEDLNVCSQIGLSERFDSTIGAATVLMPFGGIYQNTPSEGMAAKIPVLNGDTSTGTLMAFGYNPKLAKWSPFHGAVYAIIEAVAKVVAMGGNYKRIRLTLQEYFEKLGNDPLRWGKPFSALLGALYTQKIMGIPAIGGKDSMSGTFMDMDVPPTLVAFALDVIDVNNVISSEFKKSGHTVILIKAKRDETELPEFNSLHKNFSKINELIKKGFVVAASSVKYGGLAECITKMAFGNKIGFRFDLDLSAKDLFTPDYGSIVLEVKDGFDIENKLKDIEYTVLGKTTDDNIIYVNNFEISLDEALKSWEKPLENIFPTRVRNNNDKVVDIKYEKKYSHKPATSFAKPRVLIPVFPGTNCEYDSKKAFEKAGAIVDIKIFKNLSINDIKESIEELTKAINYSQIIMLPGGFSAGDEPDGSGKFIATVFRNPFIKDAVMDLLKNRDGLMLGICNGFQALIKLGLLPFGEIRDIEEDSPTLTFNTIGRHVSCMVRTKIASTLSPWFNNVRCGDIHTIAVSHGEGRFIANEDVLNKLKDKGQIATQYVDLYGNPTMEMPYNPNGSAWAIEGITSPDGRILGKMGHSERIGPNVAINVEGNKDQKIFEAGVQYFR